Proteins found in one Sorghum bicolor cultivar BTx623 chromosome 1, Sorghum_bicolor_NCBIv3, whole genome shotgun sequence genomic segment:
- the LOC110435573 gene encoding uncharacterized protein LOC110435573 → MFFVYLSAEVFAGLATAEEMAKGASVAQEGLAVPPPREPAPSALANRPSPADVLGPGASEPSITGWTDALREVHSLVGDRFRQKLRGMDFDTLLRVQYEHHSLGHHMAAALEERCSREVICRDEAIGVLKKENETLEAEKARLSEEVREFSSVRREVDSLRKERDDYKAGSEALRKEKEDAEASVAVLRTSVAEAGRVRDVALQRAEKAEDIAERLRKELDAERTSAAELQTRIRKAEAEAAAIVELYADSLAKFGGSSSAPPPGGDLLR, encoded by the exons ATGTTTTTTGTTTATCTTTCAGCGGAGGTTTTTGCTGGGCTGGCTACCGCGGAGGAGATGGCTAAAGGCGCCAGCGTCGCGCAGGAGGGGCTTGCCGTTCCTCCGCCGCGTGAGCCTGCGCCTTCTGCGTTGGCCAACAGGCCTTCGCCTGCTGATGTTCTTGGTCCCG GTGCTTCTGAAccttcgatcacaggttggactGATGCCTTGCGCGAGGTTCATTCCTTGGTCGGAG ATCGTTTTCGTCAGAAGCTTCGCGGCATGGACTTTGACACGCTCCTTCGCGTGCAATAtgagcaccatagcctt GGTCATCACATGGCTGCCGCCTTAGAGGAGCGTTGCTCTCGGGAGGTTATCTGCCGTGATGAGGCAATTGGTGTTCTGAAGAAGGAGAACGAGACCTTGGAGGCTGAGAAGGCTCGTCTGTCGGAGGAGGTTAGGGAGTTTTCCTCCGTCAGGAGGGAGGTTGACTCCCTGAGGAAGGAGAGGGATGACTACAAGGCTGGGTCGGAGGCTTTAAGGAAGGAGAAAGAGGATGCCGAAGCTTCGGTGGCGGTCCTCCGCACAAGTGTTGCTGAGGCGGGGAGAGTTAGGGACGTAGCCCTGCAGCGAGCTGAGAAGGCAGAGGACATTGCTGAACGCCTTCGCAAAGAGCTTGACGCTGAGCGGACGTCTGCGGCTGAGCTGCAGACTCGCATACGGAAGGCGGAAGCGGAGGCTGCAGCTATTGTCGAGCTCTATGCCGACTCGCTTGCGAAGTTTGGGGGAAGCTCCTCTGCTCCTCCGCCCGGCGGAGAT CTCCTTCGCTAG
- the LOC8059972 gene encoding uncharacterized protein DDB_G0290803 produces MLRQSSSRNQRSKGLKLKKALQISLLLLVSVWLLYQVKHSYEKKAYSEDEANDLHKDDKDQREAVRLGRKDLPPKMEADSSTLDERVEDEENDEMEQEMKHDENDEDPIDEQDLEKDEDLPEPGEHSSEKDGDVGVFEDEERKERSQEDQEKSFHGDNVSSAVTHDPPSSEQDELFHHAQEKVLFVDDASTAVPNENHDEAGSKEEEVRRARERSFRGDDVSSSVDHDAKVAKPLPEEQLNSMDRIFEGTTNLSNGISFRAPGINGSYATPTNSSSQKNTDIPSDDIKSKTHPSPANLTSNPEQNNSTLKGHPDQQVNSTAVLGNQVQPLTNQTSLLELDSPPNGTLALVTDVQKSTSGAGDDGSSNTSSSTPVDKKTDGEDGPKEDVDVSTKIMNKAMSEDEVVPE; encoded by the coding sequence ATGTTGAGGCAGAGCTCTAGTAGAAATCAGAGATCCAAAGGTCTGAAGCTGAAGAAAGCTCTTCAGATTAGTCTCTTGCTTCTGGTTTCTGTTTGGTTGCTCTACCAAGTAAAGCATTCTTATGAGAAGAAGGCGTATAGTGAAGATGAAGCGAATGATTTGCATAAAGATGACAAAGACCAGCGAGAGGCAGTCAGATTAGGCAGGAAGGATCTGCCTCCAAAGATGGAGGCTGATTCTTCAACATTGGATGAACGGGTTGAGGATGAAGAGAATGATGAAATGGAGCAAGAAATGAAGCATGATGAGAACGATGAGGATCCCATCGATGAGCAGGACCTGGAGAAGGATGAAGATCTTCCTGAGCCTGGTGAGCATTCTTCTGAGAAGGATGGAGATGTGGGTGTGTTTGAGGATGAAGAGCGGAAGGAGCGGTCGCAGGAGGATCAAGAGAAGAGCTTCCATGGTGACAATGTTTCTAGTGCTGTTACTCACGACCCTCCATCATCTGAGCAAGATGAGCTGTTCCATCATGCCCAAGAGAAGGTCTTATTCGTGGATGATGCTTCAACTGCAGTGCCTAACGAAAATCATGATGAGGCTGGAAGCAAGGAGGAGGAAGTGCGCAGGGCTAGGGAGAGGAGTTTCAGAGGCGATGATGTGTCAAGCTCTGTGGATCATGATGCCAAGGTGGCAAAACCTCTCCCAGAGGAACAATTGAACAGCATGGATAGGATATTTGAAggcaccacaaacttatctaatGGAATTTCATTTCGAGCTCCTGGAATAAATGGATCATATGCTACACCAACTAATTCATCCTCCCAGAAAAACACAGACATTCCTAGCGATGACATCAAAAGCAAGACCCATCCATCTCCAGCAAATTTGACCAGCAACCCTGAGCAAAATAATTCAACTTTGAAAGGTCATCCAGATCAACAAGTGAATTCAACAGCAGTGCTGGGCAACCAAGTACAGCCTTTGACTAACCAGACATCGTTGCTTGAGTTGGATTCTCCTCCAAATGGCACCTTGGCTCTGGTAACAGATGTCCAAAAGTCCACATCTGGGGCTGGAGATGATGGCAGCAGCAATACCTCATCCTCCACCCCTGTGGACAAGAAGACGGACGGCGAAGATGGTCCCAAAGAAGATGTGGATGTGTCCACTAAAATAATGAACAAGGCAATGAGTGAAGATGAAGTCGTTCCAGAGTGA
- the LOC8059971 gene encoding sulfite exporter TauE/SafE family protein 4, whose amino-acid sequence MVKMEERTGSLYGRLNRTSTRGFLAYVAAGAACAAVLACFVLSAADPPATAARNDVAARLRLSSRSPRVWPDLAFNWRVVVATVVGFLGSAFGTVGGVGGGGIFVPMLNLVVGFDTKSAAALSKCMIMGASASSVWYNLQVSHPTKEAPVIDYKLALLFQPMLMLGITIGVELSVIFPYWLITVLIIILFVGTSSRSFYKGILMWREETRILMETREREEQSKSTCAAGDVIIDPSYEEPLLTQPQPKKKSALETFLFNLRWKNILVLMSVWSSFLVLQVLKNNAKSCSTFYWVVNILQVPVAVSVFLWEAMQLCRESRARRMNGNLECVCEASIEWSPAQLIFCAFCGLLGGTVGGLLGSGGGFILGPLLLELGCIPQVASATATFVMMFSSSLSVVEFYFLHRFPLPFAGYLIFISILAGFWGQCLVRKIVHVLKRASVIVFILSSVIFASALTMGVVGTQKSISMIKNHEYMGFLDFCE is encoded by the exons ATGGTGAAGATGGAGGAGCGCACGGGCTCACTCTACGGCCGCCTCAACAGGACCAGCACGCGGGGGTTCCTCGCCTACGTCGCCGCCGGGGCCGCTTGCGCGGCCGTCCTCGCCTGCTTCGTCCTCTCCGCCGCGGACCCGCCGGCGACTGCGGCGCGCAACGATGTTGCGGCGCGACTCCGCCTGTCCTCGCGCTCACCGCGCGTCTGGCCC gACCTCGCGTTCAACTGGCGGGTAGTGGTCGCCACCGTTgtcgggttcctcggttccgCGTTCGGCACCGTCGGCGGCGTCGGTGGAGGCGGGATCTTCGTGCCCATGCTCAACCTCGTCGTCGGTTTCGACACCAAATCCGCCGCGGCCCTCTCCAAAT GCATGATCATGGGGGCCTCGGCGTCGTCGGTTTGGTACAACCTCCAGGTGTCACACCCGACCAAGGAGGCGCCCGTCATCGACTACAAGCTCGCGCTGCTCTTCCAGCCCATGCTTATGCTCGGCATAACCATCGGCGTAGAGCTCAGCGTCATCTTCCCATACTGGCTAATCACTGTCCTCATTATAATCCTCTTCGTAG GCACCTCGTCGAGATCGTTCTACAAGGGGATTCTGATGTGGAGGGAGGAGACCAGGATTCTG ATGGAGACACGCGAGCGAGAAGAGCAATCCAAGTCTACCTGCGCTGCAGGTGATG TGATAATTGATCCGAGTTATGAGGAGCCCCTCCTGACTCAGCCTCAGCCCAAGAAGAAGTCTGCATTG GAGACTTTCCTGTTCAATTTGAGGTGGAAGAATATCCTTGTTTTAATGTCTGtctggtcatccttcttggtgctGCAAGTTCTCAAG AATAATGCGAAATCATGCAGCACTTTCTACTGGGTGGTCAACATTCTACAG GTTCCAGTTGCGGTGAGTGTATTCTTGTGGGAGGCCATGCAGTTATGTAGGGAGAGTCGTGCACGGCGTATGAATGGGAACCTGGAATGTGTGTGTGAGGCCTCTATTGAGTGGTCACCAGCACAACTGATCTTCTGTGCCTTCTGTGGCCTTCTCGGTGGGACTGTTGGTGGCCTTCTTGGATCTGGTGGTGGGTTCATCCTCGGCCCACTTCTTCTCGAGCTTGGGTGCATACCACAG GTCGCAAGTGCAACAGCAACATTCGTGATGATGttctcctcctccctctctGTGGTGGAGTTTTACTTCCTGCACAGATTCCCCCTCCCTTTTG CTGGCTACCTCATCTTCATTTCCATATTGGCTGGATTCTGGGGCCAGTGTTTGGTTAGGAAGATTGTGCATGTGCTCAAGAGAGCATCGGTTATTGTCTTCATCCTCTCCTCTGTTATCTTCGCCAGTGCTCTTACAATGG GTGTCGTTGGAACCCAGAAGAGCATTTCAATGATAAAAAACCACGAATACATGGGGTTCCTCGACTTCTGCGAGTAA